The proteins below come from a single Elgaria multicarinata webbii isolate HBS135686 ecotype San Diego chromosome 11, rElgMul1.1.pri, whole genome shotgun sequence genomic window:
- the LOC134406652 gene encoding transient receptor potential cation channel subfamily M member 5-like, translating to MDAALIKASNCTYDPVAILMEDAKPCTNTYANWLVLVLLVIFLLVANILLLNLLIAMFSYTFSKVQGNSDIYWKSQRYNLILEYHSRPALAPPFILISHLHLVFKRHVRKVQSAKGRHFLLELSAAQD from the exons ATGGATG CTGCCCTGATCAAAGCATCGAACTGCACCTACGACCCTGTGGCCATCTTGATGGAGGACGCCAAACCCTGCACCAACACCTATGCCAACTGGCTGGTGCTCGTTCTCCTGGTGATCTTCCTGCTCGTAGCCAACATTCTGCTCCTCAACTTGCTCATCGCCATGTTCAG TTACACATTCTCCAAAGTGCAAGGCAACAGTGACATCTATTGGAAATCCCAGCGCTACAACCTAATCCTGGAGTATCACAGCCGCCCAGCCCTGGCTCCACCTTTCATCCTGATCAGCCACCTGCACCTTGTCTTCAAGCGCCACGTACGCAAGGTTCAGTCGGCCAAAGGGCGCCACTTCC TGCTGGAACTCTCTGCGGCCCAAGAT